TCTTTATGGAAAACATGAAGCAAGAAGGCTTTAGGAAAATGCTTAAAAATCAGTTTATAAAGCATACGGATGCTTGTGTTGATGATTTTTTAAAAGGCGATATAAAATCCTTATTTAAAAATACAAAACAATTATCTAAAGTGGTATTTAATCATTTTAAGCCAATGATCCCAGCACAGTTTCATGAGTTATGGAAAAATGGAATTGAAACTAACGACTACTATTTAAAATTATGTGGTTCTGGTGGTGGAGGTTATATTTTAGGCTTTACACCAGATATTAAGAAGGCAGAGAAAGTTTTAAAAGATTATAAATTAGAAGTGGTTTATAATTTTTAAATAGAAATGTAATTAAGCTCTTAAACGATCTTTGTTTTATACTAATGGTTTAAGAGGTTAATAATAAAATACTAATGTTAACCAGAAAACAAAAACACATTTTTCTTAAGTTTTTTAGTATGTTTTCTGTAGTTAGAGGCTATAATATTCTAGTTATAATTAGTGCTCAATATTTAGCATCCATTTATATTTTTGCTTCAGATAAGCCGTTAAAACAAGTCTTATTTGATCTTAATTTATTAATGCTAGTTTTGGCAACAGCTGCTGTTATAGCAGGAGGATATATAATCAATAATTTTTACGATTCCGAAAAGGATCTAATTAATAGGCCTAATAAAACACTATTAGATAAGCTAGTTAGTCAAAACACAAAATTGTCTTTCTATTTTGTGCTTAATTTTTCTGCTGTAGTAATGGCTAGTTATGTCTCTTTTAAACCTGTTTTATTCTTTTCATTTTACATATTTTCGATTTGGTTTTATTCGCATAAATTAAAAAAGATACCTATTGTGGGTAATGTGGTTTCTGCAGTGTTAACTTTAACGCCATTTTTTGTCATTTTTGTGTATTATTATAATTTTAAATCGGTCATTTTTGTGCATGCGACATTCTTGTTTTTAATAATTTTAATTCGTGAGTTGACTAAAGATTTAGAGAATATAAAAGGAGATTTAACCCTTAATTATAGAACAATACCT
This portion of the Olleya sp. Bg11-27 genome encodes:
- a CDS encoding geranylgeranylglycerol-phosphate geranylgeranyltransferase translates to MLTRKQKHIFLKFFSMFSVVRGYNILVIISAQYLASIYIFASDKPLKQVLFDLNLLMLVLATAAVIAGGYIINNFYDSEKDLINRPNKTLLDKLVSQNTKLSFYFVLNFSAVVMASYVSFKPVLFFSFYIFSIWFYSHKLKKIPIVGNVVSAVLTLTPFFVIFVYYYNFKSVIFVHATFLFLIILIRELTKDLENIKGDLTLNYRTIPIVYGENMSKKIITCLVVLTLFPVYFLITKFDVGDMYFYFYMCEILLITYLLLLWRSTTKTQYLWLHNILKFIIVAGVFSILLIDIDLVLNRIL